A single window of Rubripirellula lacrimiformis DNA harbors:
- the pstB gene encoding phosphate ABC transporter ATP-binding protein PstB, whose product MIAPTQTAAADVLADANNAALIDCRINNLYYGNFRAVRDSHIPIDRGSITAFIGPSGCGKSSALRCLNRMNDLVRGFRFDGHVHFRGADIYHPRVDPVAVRRYIGMVFQQPNPFAMSIFNNVAFGLRLNRFRGNVAAKVEEALRGAALWDEVKDKLKASGLSLSGGQQQRLCIARAIATEPEVMLMDEPCSALDPIATRRIEELMEELKQKYTIAIVTHNLQQAKRVADKTAFMYVDTSDGGRTGYLVEFGDTQQIFEDPQQDDTKRYISGEFS is encoded by the coding sequence ATGATCGCTCCGACCCAAACAGCTGCCGCCGACGTCCTTGCCGACGCCAACAACGCAGCATTGATCGATTGCCGAATCAACAACCTTTACTACGGCAATTTTCGCGCAGTTCGCGACAGCCACATCCCCATCGACCGTGGTTCGATCACCGCGTTCATTGGACCATCGGGATGCGGTAAAAGCAGCGCACTGCGTTGTCTGAACCGGATGAACGACCTAGTTCGTGGTTTTCGTTTTGACGGCCATGTCCACTTCCGTGGCGCCGACATCTATCACCCCCGCGTTGATCCCGTCGCCGTCCGCCGCTATATCGGCATGGTGTTTCAACAACCCAATCCGTTTGCGATGAGCATCTTCAACAACGTCGCGTTCGGACTGCGATTGAATCGGTTCCGCGGCAATGTGGCTGCCAAGGTCGAAGAAGCACTCCGCGGCGCCGCCCTATGGGACGAAGTCAAAGACAAACTGAAGGCCAGCGGGCTGTCGCTTTCCGGCGGACAACAACAACGCCTGTGCATCGCACGCGCGATCGCGACGGAACCCGAAGTCATGTTGATGGACGAACCCTGCTCGGCTCTGGATCCGATCGCGACGCGTCGAATCGAAGAATTGATGGAAGAACTGAAGCAGAAGTACACGATCGCGATCGTCACCCATAACCTGCAACAAGCCAAACGTGTCGCCGACAAAACCGCGTTCATGTACGTCGACACTTCCGACGGCGGCCGAACGGGATACCTGGTCGAATTCGGTGACACGCAGCAGATCTTCGAAGATCCCCAGCAAGACGACACCAAGCGATACATCAGTGGCGAGTTCAGCTGA
- a CDS encoding endonuclease/exonuclease/phosphatase family protein, protein MAKRRRRAGRRSWLSTAIRFLLLGITSGGIGGYVKPDLPIIGPLVQKVFERGETNPDIESITDRLSKAAKDSLAASGGLLGPGGMVASGNGAERDGLIPRMGDARSDAMDRPSTAAADRAIEGSRPTTASTTAPSTGPTTAPTTGPTTGPLPNQTSPISPGGGSGPLRSDAQLAASRQPNDRLRIATFNIQVFGESKMSKPDVVEILASVIRQFDVVAIQEIRAQSDEILPRFMQSVNADGSRYAFLIGERIGRTVSTEQYAFIYDTNRIEHDPYAVGTMSDANDLLHREPFVARFRSRTQSPADAFTFWMVNIHTDPDEASEEVAALADVFQVMQRARGDEDDVILLGDLNASDTQLGPLGQVPGINWVVRDTMTNTRQTKCYDNILFDRQLTSEYTGRWGVMNIEQAFGISREQALKVSDHLPVWAEFSIWETQRPETIAQAPGDLVR, encoded by the coding sequence GTGGCAAAACGACGGAGACGTGCTGGACGCAGATCGTGGCTATCGACCGCGATCCGATTCCTGCTGCTTGGAATTACCAGCGGCGGAATAGGCGGCTACGTCAAACCGGATCTGCCGATCATCGGCCCGTTGGTCCAGAAGGTTTTCGAACGCGGCGAAACCAACCCCGATATCGAATCGATCACCGACCGGCTTTCCAAAGCCGCCAAGGATAGTCTGGCGGCTTCGGGTGGCCTGCTTGGACCGGGGGGCATGGTTGCCTCGGGCAATGGCGCCGAACGAGACGGCTTGATTCCGCGGATGGGCGATGCCCGTTCGGATGCGATGGATCGCCCGTCCACCGCAGCCGCGGATCGGGCCATCGAAGGATCCCGTCCCACCACAGCTTCAACCACTGCGCCAAGCACCGGCCCAACGACGGCCCCAACCACTGGGCCAACCACTGGGCCGCTACCGAATCAGACTTCGCCGATTTCGCCCGGCGGAGGATCCGGGCCGCTTCGATCCGATGCCCAGCTTGCCGCGTCGCGTCAGCCCAACGACCGACTGCGGATTGCGACGTTCAATATTCAGGTGTTCGGCGAAAGCAAAATGTCGAAGCCCGATGTGGTCGAAATCTTGGCCAGCGTGATCCGTCAATTCGACGTGGTCGCGATCCAAGAGATCCGTGCCCAAAGCGACGAAATCCTGCCGCGGTTCATGCAATCGGTCAACGCGGACGGAAGCCGATACGCGTTTCTGATCGGCGAACGTATCGGTCGCACCGTCAGCACCGAACAGTACGCGTTCATCTACGACACCAACCGAATCGAACACGACCCGTATGCCGTGGGAACGATGTCCGACGCGAACGATCTATTGCACCGCGAACCGTTTGTGGCTCGATTTCGATCTCGGACCCAGTCGCCGGCCGACGCGTTCACGTTTTGGATGGTCAATATCCACACGGATCCCGACGAAGCCAGCGAAGAAGTGGCGGCGCTGGCCGATGTCTTCCAGGTGATGCAGCGGGCACGAGGTGACGAGGACGATGTCATCCTGCTGGGCGACCTGAACGCCAGCGACACACAGCTTGGCCCGTTGGGACAGGTCCCCGGAATCAACTGGGTTGTTCGCGATACGATGACCAACACTCGGCAAACCAAGTGCTACGACAACATTCTGTTCGATCGTCAATTGACCAGCGAATACACCGGTCGATGGGGCGTGATGAACATCGAACAAGCGTTCGGGATCAGTCGTGAACAGGCGCTGAAGGTGTCCGATCACCTGCCGGTTTGGGCAGAGTTTTCGATCTGGGAAACGCAGCGGCCAGAAACGATTGCGCAAGCTCCCGGAGATCTGGTTCGATAG
- the hrpB gene encoding ATP-dependent helicase HrpB produces MNRPTTDDLPVMQCVPEILAALQAGKSVVLKAPPGAGKTTGIPPVLLNHAIAGEGKILLIQPRRLAARSAAARLASLVGTKLGDDVGYHVRFDKKVSHQTRLIAMTTGMLLRRLHDDPLLEDVGCVLLDEFHERSLEVDLALGMLQRIRTTLRPELRLMVMSATLDPQPIADFLGDAVSVVSEGRTYPVDVRYSQPPAKARVSDQVAGVLPDALKSSRGHLLVFLPGVGEIRSTARLIGQRRLDRDATVMELYGDLSPADQDAVLRDRPDGGAVERKIILATNVAETSITIPGVTTVVDSGLARVMRFDRQVGLPKLMLEPISQASADQRSGRAGRTQPGVCIRLWPAAANVARRAADTPEISRGDLSGAMLTLAAWGERDVLAFPWITPPPIESVELARRYLQRVGAVDDDGKVTSMGNQMAALPLHPRLSRFMIEAAELSEVDDAAIAAALLTERDPFRGSSTAGMPSSGGSLVTACDVTDRVERMKQFRDGDASAVANVAAAKQVLRVADQIRRVTPVRSGAKHGGAPETRLQRSLLAAYPDRVARRRKAGDPSGVMVGGRGVKLDRGSSCRSGELFLCIDVDANGTEATVRAASTIDESWLDDELIREIDEPFYYPSMKSVVARRRRYFDDLLLAESPIPCQPNAETAQILMRHALADLESVFPRKDKAVGAFIDRVRFLTAQMPELELPALDDEGVQEVLQQLCQTRTSIAQLQSAPWLDHLKGRYDWSQLQLIDQHAPTKLKVPSGNSMVIHYAADRSPWMEVRIQELFGCAETPRIAGGRVLLQLHLLGPNYRPQQITEDLQNFWRETYQHVRKELRRRYPKHHWPEDPTTATATTRGLKPK; encoded by the coding sequence GTGAATCGCCCCACGACCGACGACCTGCCCGTGATGCAGTGCGTACCCGAGATCTTGGCTGCCCTGCAGGCTGGGAAATCAGTGGTCTTGAAGGCGCCGCCGGGGGCTGGCAAAACGACCGGGATCCCACCGGTTCTGCTGAATCACGCGATCGCCGGTGAAGGCAAAATATTGTTGATCCAGCCACGTCGGTTAGCGGCCCGTTCGGCAGCCGCTCGCTTGGCTTCGCTGGTGGGAACCAAACTGGGCGATGATGTTGGCTATCACGTTCGGTTCGACAAAAAGGTTTCGCACCAGACACGTTTGATTGCGATGACGACGGGGATGCTGCTGCGGCGACTGCATGACGACCCGTTATTGGAAGATGTTGGCTGCGTGCTGCTGGATGAATTCCATGAACGGTCGCTAGAGGTTGATCTGGCACTAGGCATGCTGCAAAGAATCCGGACCACACTTCGGCCGGAACTGCGACTGATGGTGATGTCGGCAACGCTGGATCCACAGCCGATCGCTGATTTCCTTGGTGACGCGGTTTCCGTGGTCAGCGAGGGACGCACCTATCCGGTTGATGTCCGATATTCGCAGCCGCCGGCCAAGGCCCGGGTGTCGGATCAAGTCGCGGGCGTCTTGCCGGATGCGCTGAAATCGTCGCGTGGCCACCTCTTGGTTTTCCTGCCCGGTGTGGGCGAAATCCGGTCCACCGCGCGGTTGATCGGGCAGCGGCGGCTGGATCGCGATGCCACCGTGATGGAATTGTACGGTGACCTATCACCGGCCGATCAGGACGCGGTGTTGAGGGATCGGCCGGACGGGGGGGCGGTCGAGCGAAAGATCATTTTGGCGACCAACGTTGCCGAGACGTCGATCACGATCCCCGGTGTCACGACCGTGGTCGATTCCGGTTTGGCCCGTGTGATGCGGTTCGACCGGCAGGTTGGTTTGCCAAAGTTGATGTTGGAACCGATTTCCCAGGCGTCGGCCGACCAACGATCCGGCCGTGCCGGTCGGACTCAGCCAGGGGTTTGCATTCGGTTGTGGCCAGCGGCGGCCAACGTCGCTCGCCGTGCCGCCGATACTCCTGAAATCAGTCGCGGTGATCTTTCCGGAGCGATGCTGACGTTGGCGGCGTGGGGCGAAAGAGACGTGCTGGCCTTTCCCTGGATCACGCCGCCGCCGATCGAATCGGTTGAACTGGCACGTCGATACCTGCAACGCGTCGGCGCGGTGGATGACGACGGAAAGGTGACTTCGATGGGCAACCAGATGGCCGCTTTGCCACTGCATCCCAGGTTGTCGCGATTCATGATCGAAGCGGCCGAGTTGTCCGAGGTGGATGATGCGGCGATTGCCGCGGCGCTGTTGACCGAACGTGACCCGTTTCGAGGATCTTCGACCGCGGGAATGCCGTCGTCCGGCGGTTCTTTGGTGACCGCATGTGACGTGACGGACCGGGTGGAACGGATGAAACAGTTCCGTGACGGGGACGCATCGGCAGTCGCGAACGTGGCAGCCGCCAAGCAGGTGCTTCGTGTGGCGGATCAGATCCGGCGTGTGACGCCTGTTCGATCGGGGGCGAAACATGGGGGTGCACCGGAGACGCGATTGCAGCGGTCGTTATTGGCCGCCTATCCCGATCGAGTTGCCCGTCGACGCAAGGCCGGGGATCCCAGTGGTGTGATGGTTGGTGGGCGAGGAGTCAAGTTGGACCGCGGTTCATCCTGCCGCAGTGGGGAGCTGTTTCTGTGCATTGATGTCGATGCCAATGGGACCGAAGCCACCGTGCGGGCGGCGTCGACGATCGACGAAAGCTGGCTAGACGATGAACTGATTCGCGAAATCGACGAACCGTTTTATTATCCGTCCATGAAATCAGTGGTCGCTCGGCGGCGGCGTTACTTTGACGACCTGTTGCTGGCGGAATCGCCGATCCCCTGTCAGCCAAACGCCGAAACGGCGCAGATTCTGATGCGGCATGCCCTGGCCGATCTGGAATCCGTCTTCCCGCGGAAAGATAAGGCGGTCGGTGCGTTCATCGATCGTGTGCGATTCCTGACGGCGCAGATGCCCGAACTAGAACTGCCTGCGTTGGATGACGAAGGAGTGCAGGAGGTGTTGCAGCAGCTTTGCCAGACGCGGACATCGATTGCCCAGTTGCAGTCGGCACCCTGGCTGGATCATCTGAAAGGCCGGTACGACTGGTCGCAATTGCAGTTGATCGACCAGCATGCCCCGACCAAGTTAAAAGTCCCTAGCGGCAATTCGATGGTCATCCACTATGCGGCTGATCGATCCCCCTGGATGGAAGTTCGCATTCAAGAACTGTTCGGATGTGCCGAGACGCCGCGGATCGCCGGCGGGCGTGTCCTGTTGCAATTGCATTTGTTGGGACCAAACTACCGGCCCCAACAGATTACCGAAGATCTTCAGAATTTTTGGCGAGAAACCTACCAACACGTTCGCAAGGAACTTCGCCGGCGGTATCCCAAGCATCATTGGCCCGAGGATCCGACAACCGCAACGGCGACCACGCGAGGGCTAAAGCCAAAATGA
- the pstS gene encoding phosphate ABC transporter substrate-binding protein PstS, translating into MQTRWYRLIASFALVAAVATGCSSSQSTGDGAANVKLQGSGASFPAPLYGRWFKEYSGATDGVKVDYQAKGSGGGIKDFIEHTVDFAASDAAMNDEEIAQVDVGVVLLPMTAGSVVLAYNLPELDKPLQLSREAYTGIFLGQVSSWDDESIAKTNEGVQLPSLPITVVRRADSSGTTFVFTNHISEISDDFRSGPGVGKSVNWPESDKFIAAPKNDGVTATIKQTPGAIGYIEFGFAEQAKLPMASLENKSGNFVAPSLENAKAALAAVEMPDDLRAWLPDPAGENAYPIVSYTWLLCYQKYEDPSKADALKDLVRWCLTEGQKSSAEMGYVPLPPNVVETITAKLENIQ; encoded by the coding sequence ATGCAAACCCGCTGGTATCGTCTCATCGCGTCGTTCGCTTTGGTCGCAGCAGTCGCCACTGGCTGCAGTTCGTCCCAGTCGACCGGCGACGGCGCAGCGAACGTCAAGCTGCAAGGGTCGGGAGCAAGTTTTCCCGCACCGCTTTACGGTCGCTGGTTCAAGGAATACAGCGGAGCCACCGACGGCGTGAAAGTCGACTACCAAGCCAAAGGCAGTGGCGGTGGCATCAAAGACTTTATCGAACACACCGTTGATTTTGCTGCCAGCGACGCGGCGATGAACGACGAAGAAATCGCACAAGTCGATGTGGGGGTCGTCCTGTTGCCGATGACCGCTGGCAGTGTCGTGCTGGCTTACAACCTGCCCGAACTGGACAAACCGCTTCAACTTTCACGCGAAGCCTACACCGGGATCTTCTTGGGTCAAGTTTCCAGCTGGGACGATGAATCCATCGCCAAGACGAACGAAGGCGTCCAGCTTCCTTCGCTGCCGATCACGGTGGTGCGGCGAGCGGACAGCAGCGGAACGACATTCGTATTCACCAATCACATTAGCGAAATCAGCGACGATTTCCGCAGTGGCCCCGGTGTTGGCAAGAGCGTCAACTGGCCCGAAAGCGACAAGTTCATCGCTGCACCGAAGAACGACGGCGTGACCGCCACGATCAAACAAACCCCCGGAGCAATCGGCTACATCGAATTCGGTTTTGCCGAACAAGCCAAGTTGCCGATGGCTTCGCTGGAAAACAAGTCCGGTAACTTCGTGGCCCCTTCGCTGGAAAACGCCAAGGCCGCGTTGGCCGCGGTGGAAATGCCCGATGACCTGCGTGCTTGGTTGCCCGACCCCGCAGGCGAAAACGCGTACCCGATCGTCAGCTACACCTGGTTGCTGTGCTACCAAAAGTACGAAGACCCGTCGAAGGCCGATGCGTTGAAGGATCTGGTCCGATGGTGTTTGACCGAAGGCCAGAAGTCCAGCGCCGAAATGGGCTACGTGCCGCTTCCGCCCAACGTCGTAGAAACGATCACCGCGAAACTGGAAAACATCCAGTAG
- the pstA gene encoding phosphate ABC transporter permease PstA encodes MNEEEITAAFEGVDFPRLERSLRHPRTLISVVLSLGTGITTVIACIPLFSVLFMLVYRGGKKLSTELFTELPPTAFEQGGGFGNAIVGTAVVVSIAAAIAIPVGVLTAVFLAEFGPDSKTASVTRFCAKTLTGLPSILAGVFAYAAVVLATGSYSAPAGGVALSLLMLPTIILTAEEAMRMVPRKMKEAAIGMGCTRTQVAWKIVLPTALPGILTGVMLAVARAAGETAPLLFTALFSNYWIFEDGQSQLMEPTASLAVFIYNFSGMPFENQIEMAWAASLVLVLLVLAINITGQLISSRAKSR; translated from the coding sequence ATGAACGAAGAAGAAATCACCGCCGCATTCGAGGGCGTCGACTTTCCCCGCTTGGAAAGATCACTGCGTCACCCGCGCACCCTGATCAGTGTGGTGCTATCGCTGGGTACCGGCATCACCACGGTGATCGCCTGCATCCCGTTGTTCAGCGTGCTGTTCATGCTGGTCTATCGCGGTGGCAAGAAACTTTCGACCGAACTGTTCACCGAACTGCCACCGACGGCATTCGAACAGGGCGGTGGGTTCGGCAACGCGATCGTGGGTACCGCAGTGGTGGTTTCGATCGCAGCGGCGATCGCGATCCCCGTGGGCGTGTTGACCGCGGTTTTCTTGGCCGAATTCGGACCGGACAGCAAGACCGCTTCGGTGACTCGGTTCTGTGCCAAGACACTGACCGGTCTGCCATCGATCTTGGCGGGCGTGTTCGCTTATGCCGCCGTCGTGCTTGCAACCGGCAGCTACTCGGCACCCGCCGGCGGTGTGGCACTGTCGCTATTGATGCTTCCGACCATCATTTTGACGGCCGAAGAAGCGATGCGAATGGTGCCCCGAAAGATGAAAGAAGCCGCGATCGGCATGGGCTGCACCCGGACACAAGTGGCTTGGAAAATCGTATTGCCAACGGCTCTGCCGGGCATTCTGACAGGTGTCATGCTGGCGGTCGCTCGCGCGGCCGGCGAGACCGCACCGCTGTTGTTTACAGCGTTGTTTAGCAACTACTGGATCTTCGAAGATGGTCAGTCGCAGCTGATGGAGCCGACCGCGTCCCTGGCAGTCTTCATTTACAACTTCTCCGGAATGCCATTCGAGAATCAAATCGAAATGGCTTGGGCGGCTTCGCTGGTTCTGGTGCTGTTGGTGCTCGCCATCAACATCACGGGCCAATTGATTTCCAGCCGCGCAAAATCTCGTTAG
- a CDS encoding vWA domain-containing protein: protein MVVAPPVELLVEIGGDQNSAASDQRGHMAGKHGGRRAKQKSAGLATSLAIHGAVLLVMFLLIAPANLGVSMLVLTFQQTDNEDVAEIVPMDMELESGAGAPAFAMMMAAPVPSLPAPPVIPGMGPKVAGNLSPKITGASGGGGDQGSGSGPAGSFFGIEANGHDFVYVLDMSGSMRGTRYQRATDELLRSVEELRPDQKFYVLLFSQRTTHMFGERSSWPKPIPATPENHSRLKRWLYETFEGRGTYPREAVRVALKMNPSAIFMLSDGSFDRAASAGPNSPLRPAGDIFSMVAGVAEPAPIHAIAFEDPSSKANMQKLASITGGEFRYEASKASVHADKMLSDADAAVVAGDFDEAELIWRTIMKRHLDFNSVGIAQRKLADRMVDRAAELLAEDQVESAAELFTETIRLEGSGGNLSERQEQVLRELVAKGQQAGPYADDLNTVAEWMDEIQTDPAAASATSIHEKLAAVRCQRAQSLADQGDVVAAIAVLRPDPDPMGAAMMSQRTSKTHQSIIGDFCDQCSEVTGSAQRGEAIQKLVQLDSLVQRFRRDWRIRNAILDLASEAVAEARAVEHEGDQARAQQMMKSLADQVGNPDLISEVERTLDRDERRARGYLHLASRIQRRDGGQAGRAAYLRVVEQYPGTLAAHQANQLLGRTGADAALSSQDREALKMREAEQVLEKMLMAQ from the coding sequence TTGGTCGTTGCCCCCCCGGTCGAGCTGTTGGTCGAGATCGGTGGGGATCAGAATTCCGCTGCGTCGGACCAGCGCGGTCACATGGCGGGAAAGCACGGCGGGCGACGGGCGAAGCAGAAATCCGCTGGGCTTGCGACATCGCTAGCGATCCACGGTGCGGTGTTGCTGGTGATGTTCTTGCTGATCGCGCCGGCCAACTTGGGCGTGTCGATGTTGGTGCTGACGTTCCAGCAGACTGACAACGAGGACGTTGCCGAAATCGTCCCGATGGACATGGAATTGGAATCGGGGGCTGGGGCGCCCGCGTTTGCGATGATGATGGCCGCACCTGTTCCCAGTCTGCCGGCACCGCCGGTGATTCCTGGGATGGGGCCCAAAGTCGCAGGGAACCTGTCCCCGAAAATAACTGGGGCGTCGGGCGGTGGCGGTGATCAAGGCAGCGGCAGCGGGCCGGCCGGATCGTTCTTTGGCATCGAAGCCAACGGTCACGATTTTGTTTACGTGCTGGATATGTCGGGCAGCATGCGCGGGACTCGGTATCAGCGTGCCACCGATGAACTGCTGCGCTCGGTCGAGGAACTGCGACCTGACCAGAAGTTTTACGTGTTGCTGTTCAGTCAGCGGACCACGCACATGTTTGGCGAGCGATCGTCATGGCCCAAGCCGATCCCTGCAACGCCAGAGAATCACAGCCGTTTGAAACGATGGCTGTATGAAACGTTCGAAGGGAGAGGCACCTACCCACGCGAAGCCGTCCGGGTTGCGTTGAAGATGAACCCCAGTGCCATCTTTATGTTGTCCGATGGCAGTTTCGACCGTGCCGCGAGTGCGGGACCGAATTCGCCGCTGCGACCGGCGGGGGATATTTTTTCGATGGTCGCAGGCGTCGCCGAGCCCGCGCCGATTCATGCGATCGCATTCGAAGATCCCAGCAGCAAAGCGAACATGCAGAAATTAGCCTCGATCACCGGCGGTGAATTTCGATACGAGGCATCCAAGGCTTCGGTGCACGCTGACAAGATGTTGAGCGATGCCGATGCGGCGGTCGTGGCGGGAGATTTCGACGAAGCGGAGCTGATCTGGCGGACGATCATGAAACGGCATCTGGATTTCAATTCGGTGGGAATCGCCCAACGCAAACTGGCGGACCGGATGGTTGATCGCGCGGCGGAATTACTGGCCGAAGATCAAGTCGAATCGGCCGCCGAACTGTTTACCGAAACCATTCGGCTTGAAGGCAGCGGAGGAAATTTAAGCGAGCGTCAGGAACAGGTATTGCGAGAACTTGTCGCCAAAGGACAGCAGGCGGGGCCGTATGCCGATGATCTAAACACCGTCGCCGAGTGGATGGACGAGATTCAGACCGATCCCGCCGCCGCATCGGCCACATCCATCCACGAAAAGTTGGCGGCGGTTCGCTGCCAGCGGGCACAGTCTCTGGCCGACCAAGGCGATGTCGTCGCCGCGATCGCCGTTCTGCGTCCGGACCCCGATCCGATGGGGGCCGCGATGATGTCGCAAAGGACAAGCAAAACGCACCAGTCCATCATCGGTGATTTTTGTGACCAGTGCAGCGAGGTGACCGGCAGCGCCCAGCGAGGGGAAGCGATCCAGAAACTGGTTCAGTTGGATTCTTTGGTCCAACGATTTCGACGAGATTGGCGTATTCGAAACGCGATCCTGGACCTTGCATCAGAGGCTGTCGCCGAGGCTCGTGCGGTTGAGCATGAAGGCGACCAGGCGCGAGCGCAACAGATGATGAAATCACTGGCCGATCAGGTCGGCAATCCGGATCTGATCAGCGAAGTTGAACGCACGCTTGACCGCGATGAACGGCGTGCCAGAGGGTATCTGCATCTGGCATCCCGGATCCAACGCCGCGATGGTGGCCAAGCAGGCAGAGCGGCATACTTGCGTGTCGTGGAGCAGTACCCAGGCACCTTGGCGGCCCATCAAGCGAACCAGTTGCTGGGCAGGACCGGTGCCGATGCTGCGTTGTCATCCCAGGACCGCGAAGCTTTGAAGATGCGTGAAGCCGAACAGGTCCTCGAAAAAATGTTGATGGCACAGTAA
- the pstC gene encoding phosphate ABC transporter permease subunit PstC, whose product MSTTLPNAANRPDESVISTPPSKFDIVIDRGFRGLTGFFAWSTVSLVFFIVYEVGGKAMPAIKTHGLSFLTTQTWDLQNEQFGVLPEIWGTLYSSILALMIGGFFGISIAIFLTQDFLPRKVEWVFKNIVELLAAIPSVVYGLWGIFVVIPTLRPSAIWLHENLGWIPFFGTSLSGPGMLPAALVLAIMVLPTVSAISRDSLSNVPGKLKEAAVGLGATRWEAIFGVILPTAAKGIFGALVLGFGRALGETMALAMLVGNSNQMSISLFSPGNTLAALLANHFPEAGEKEEPVLMYAALVLLGITLLVNICGAFVLSHTTRRAAGGQK is encoded by the coding sequence ATGTCGACCACCTTGCCCAACGCCGCGAACCGACCTGACGAGAGCGTGATTTCGACACCACCGTCGAAATTCGACATCGTCATCGATCGTGGCTTCCGTGGACTGACCGGCTTCTTTGCTTGGTCGACGGTGTCGCTGGTGTTCTTCATCGTCTACGAAGTGGGCGGCAAGGCGATGCCAGCGATCAAGACCCACGGTCTATCGTTTCTGACCACACAGACCTGGGACCTCCAGAACGAACAGTTTGGTGTGCTGCCGGAAATCTGGGGCACGCTGTACAGTTCGATCTTGGCTCTGATGATCGGCGGTTTCTTTGGAATTTCGATCGCGATCTTCCTGACCCAAGACTTCTTGCCACGCAAAGTCGAATGGGTGTTCAAGAACATCGTCGAACTGCTGGCAGCGATCCCCAGTGTGGTGTACGGATTGTGGGGCATCTTTGTGGTGATCCCGACGCTGCGACCCTCCGCCATCTGGTTGCACGAAAACCTGGGCTGGATCCCGTTCTTTGGAACGTCGTTGTCCGGCCCCGGAATGCTGCCGGCCGCATTGGTGCTTGCCATCATGGTGCTGCCAACGGTGTCGGCGATTTCTCGCGATTCGCTCAGCAACGTGCCCGGCAAATTGAAAGAAGCCGCCGTCGGACTCGGTGCGACCCGTTGGGAAGCCATCTTCGGCGTGATCCTGCCAACGGCGGCCAAAGGGATCTTCGGCGCCTTGGTGCTGGGCTTTGGCCGGGCGCTTGGCGAAACGATGGCGCTTGCGATGTTGGTGGGCAATTCCAACCAGATGAGCATCTCGTTGTTTTCGCCCGGCAATACGCTGGCCGCGCTGTTGGCGAATCACTTTCCCGAAGCTGGCGAAAAGGAAGAACCCGTGTTGATGTACGCAGCCCTGGTGCTGCTGGGGATCACTCTGCTGGTCAACATCTGCGGTGCATTCGTCCTGAGCCATACCACGCGTCGTGCAGCGGGAGGACAGAAATGA